The sequence CGTTTTAATAGAAGCCGAGGGCGATCGGGATCGTTTGTACGATTTCCTGTTGAGGATATCCACTGACAAACCCAAACTGGCCGTCATTCAAAGTCTGGAATATTCTGTTTTCGATCCGGTCAACGACATGACTTTTGAAATTCGCGAAAGTGCATCGAACGGACATCGGTCGGCTTTTATTCTTCCGGATATTGCAACATGCCCTGACTGTTTAACCGAACTCTGGGATCCTCATAATCGCCGGCATTTATATCCTTTTATCAACTGCACTCACTGCGGTCCGCGTTTTTCCATTATCGAACAATTGCCTTATGATCGCCCGAATACTACGATGAAAGATTTTACTTTGTGTCCGGAATGTTTTGCGGAATATAACAATCCTCTCGACCGTCGATTTCATGCCCAGCCGACGGCTTGTCCGGTTTGCGGTCCGCAAGTGCGATGGACCGATAATACCGGCCATGTTTTGGCCGCCAGACACACGGCAATGGTTGCAGCCGGTGAAGCGATTCTGAACGGAAAAATTGTTGCCGTCAAAGGTCTCGGCGGATATCAATTATTTTGCCTCGCGGAAAATCCCGAAGCCGTATTTCGCCTGCGTCAACGTAAACGCCGCGATGAAAAACCGTTTGCCGTGATGGCCCCGGACGAACATTGGATTCATTCCGTCTGCAATGTTTCTCCGATGGAATTGCGTCTCTTGCATTCCACCGAATCGCCAATTGTCTTGTTGCAACGGCGTGAAATGTCACGCGACGGTTTGGATGCCATTGCGCCGTCTAATGCATTCCTCGGCGTCATGATGCCTTACACACCGTTGCATCACATCCTGATGCATTTGATCGGCAAACCGGTCATCTGCACCAGCGGCAATTTGAGTGAAGAACCGATTTGCATTGACGACCACGAAGCATTGGCGCGACTCCATACGATTGCGGATTATTTTTTAATGCATGACCGCCCGATCCGCCGGCATGTGGACGATTCGGTTGTACGATTTTTATTAGGCCGGGAACTCATTCTCCGACGGGCGCGCGGGTATGCGCCGATGCCTGTACCGATAGAGTGCGTATCACCACCCATTCTTGCTGTCGGCGGGCACTTGAAAAACACGATTGCACTCGCATTCGACGGGCAAGTATTTTTAAGCCAACACATCGGCGACCTGTCAAGCACTGAAGCGTATGACGCCTTTACGCGCGTCACCAACGATTTGATCACTTTATACGATACCAAACCCGCCGTCATCGCAACGGATGAACATCCCGATTATCTTTCAACCAAATTCGGTAATGAACAATCTGTTACCGTCATGGCTATTCAACATCACGAAGCACACGTTGCCGGTTGTTATGCTGAAAACAAATTAAAGGGAAGAGTCCTTGGTGTAGCTTGGGACGGCACGGGATTGGGCTCCGACGGAACCATTTGGGGTGGAGAATTTTTTGAATATGACGGACACCAATGTTCACACGTTGCTCAACTTCATCCGTTCTTATTGCCCGGAGGTGAGACGGCTGTCCGTGAGCCACGGCGCTCGGCAATGGGATTACTGTTTTCAATGGCCGGTGAATCCATATTCGAGCAACCTCTTTCCGTGTGGTCCTGTTTTACGGGAGAAGAAAAAAGAATTTTTCAGACCCTACTCACCAAAAATATTTGCACTGTCCAAACAAGCAGCGCCGGGCGCTTGTTCGACGCCATTGCCGCTATTGTCGGAATCGCTGCGATCAATTCATACGAAGGCCAGGCCGCTATGCGTCTTGAACATCAGGCGCTTGGCAAAGCGGTCGAACCCTATCCGTTCCATCTTATTCATCATTCGCCAATTCTTTTAGACTGGAAGCCGATGGTAGAAAAAATTTTAGATGACTTAGGCAAAATACCCCGTCGTGAAATTGCCGCTGCTTTTCACGAAACTTTAGCGGCGATGATCGTGAGCGTGGCCGAAAAATTAGGTCATGATCGTGTTGTACTCAGCGGCGGTTGTTTCCAGAACGGCTATCTTCTGGAGCGTGCGGTCGAGCGGATCCAAAACAGCGGACGGCGTGCGTACTGGCACCAACGGGTACCGCCGAATGACGGCGGATTGTCCTACGGTCAGGCGGCTTATGCGGTAGGAAAGTATCATTTTACACCGGAGAACGCAGAACACGCAGAGGAATTAAATGTTTAAAACATTTAATCTCAAGAATTCTGCAATGAATTTTTAAAAAATATTTTGACTCGGTATTCTCTGCGATCTCTGGTGAATAAATAAAAGGATTAAATTATGTGTTTAGCCGTTCCAGGTAAAATTCTCTCCATCCAGTCCGGCGATAGCGGGCTGCGAATGGCACAAGTCAGTTTTGGAGGCATTGG comes from bacterium and encodes:
- the hypF gene encoding carbamoyltransferase HypF; its protein translation is MQQRFHIVIHGAVQGVGFRPFIYNLAKALSLRGFITNTPQGVLIEAEGDRDRLYDFLLRISTDKPKLAVIQSLEYSVFDPVNDMTFEIRESASNGHRSAFILPDIATCPDCLTELWDPHNRRHLYPFINCTHCGPRFSIIEQLPYDRPNTTMKDFTLCPECFAEYNNPLDRRFHAQPTACPVCGPQVRWTDNTGHVLAARHTAMVAAGEAILNGKIVAVKGLGGYQLFCLAENPEAVFRLRQRKRRDEKPFAVMAPDEHWIHSVCNVSPMELRLLHSTESPIVLLQRREMSRDGLDAIAPSNAFLGVMMPYTPLHHILMHLIGKPVICTSGNLSEEPICIDDHEALARLHTIADYFLMHDRPIRRHVDDSVVRFLLGRELILRRARGYAPMPVPIECVSPPILAVGGHLKNTIALAFDGQVFLSQHIGDLSSTEAYDAFTRVTNDLITLYDTKPAVIATDEHPDYLSTKFGNEQSVTVMAIQHHEAHVAGCYAENKLKGRVLGVAWDGTGLGSDGTIWGGEFFEYDGHQCSHVAQLHPFLLPGGETAVREPRRSAMGLLFSMAGESIFEQPLSVWSCFTGEEKRIFQTLLTKNICTVQTSSAGRLFDAIAAIVGIAAINSYEGQAAMRLEHQALGKAVEPYPFHLIHHSPILLDWKPMVEKILDDLGKIPRREIAAAFHETLAAMIVSVAEKLGHDRVVLSGGCFQNGYLLERAVERIQNSGRRAYWHQRVPPNDGGLSYGQAAYAVGKYHFTPENAEHAEELNV